From the genome of Sandaracinaceae bacterium, one region includes:
- a CDS encoding MCE family protein, with protein MSKGGMSLEVRVGLLILVAVALLGVFVIALRGGPGGDVKTLYIDFDNPGNVLGGAPVNIGNIRVGRVEEIEYRGGQLDPATGRSPLIRIRLQIQDEYFSSIHEDARVYVTSTSIVGESLIAIDPGSQDRPVVADGHILVGIDPPRMDQAFAMMFELLENIHGLLRDNREELDSLLSAAANMVRSLDGIFTRHGDRIDRIMQNIETATDQTNDLLGNANELITGPRVQRTLRNVDGITSSINRDIDPLLADARSIAGKVDDLLDMLGEEQQAQIRSTIADVSDISHRATGITEDAEQIVTHIRQGRGTVGAMLMDEEIYDDVQEMLRDLKHNPWKLFWRE; from the coding sequence ATGAGTAAAGGTGGAATGTCCCTCGAGGTGCGCGTCGGCCTGCTGATCCTGGTCGCAGTGGCGCTGCTCGGCGTGTTCGTGATCGCGCTCCGCGGGGGCCCTGGCGGCGACGTCAAGACGCTCTACATCGACTTCGACAACCCCGGAAACGTGCTGGGCGGCGCCCCCGTCAACATCGGCAACATCCGCGTGGGTCGCGTCGAGGAGATCGAGTACCGCGGTGGCCAGCTCGACCCGGCCACCGGTCGGAGCCCGCTCATCCGCATCCGCCTGCAAATCCAAGACGAGTACTTCAGCAGCATCCACGAAGACGCGCGTGTGTACGTCACTTCCACCAGCATCGTGGGTGAGAGCCTGATCGCCATCGACCCCGGCAGCCAGGACCGCCCAGTGGTCGCCGACGGGCACATCCTCGTGGGCATCGACCCCCCGCGCATGGACCAGGCGTTCGCGATGATGTTCGAGCTGCTCGAGAACATCCACGGTCTGTTGCGCGACAACCGCGAGGAGCTCGACTCACTGCTCTCCGCGGCCGCCAACATGGTGCGCTCGCTGGACGGCATCTTCACGCGCCACGGCGACCGTATCGACCGCATCATGCAGAACATCGAGACGGCCACCGACCAGACCAACGATCTGCTCGGGAACGCCAACGAGCTCATCACGGGCCCGCGTGTGCAGCGCACCCTGCGCAACGTGGATGGCATCACCAGCAGCATCAACCGCGACATCGACCCACTCTTGGCCGATGCGCGCAGCATCGCCGGCAAGGTGGACGACCTGCTGGACATGCTCGGCGAGGAGCAGCAGGCCCAGATCCGCAGCACCATCGCGGATGTGTCGGACATCTCGCACCGGGCCACCGGCATCACGGAAGACGCCGAGCAGATCGTCACCCACATCCGCCAGGGGCGTGGCACCGTCGGCGCCATGCTCATGGACGAGGAGATCTACGACGACGTCCAGGAGATGCTGCGGGACCTCAAGCACAACCCGTGGAAGCTGTTCTGGCGTGAGTGA